In one Vibrio sp. CB1-14 genomic region, the following are encoded:
- a CDS encoding YjhT family mutarotase, whose product MAIQLSHLPSFPVPIKNGVGGLLGRRLYAGLGSAGTRFFYLDVDQQPLCWKPAPSFPGVARNDTVCASNGREMYIFSGAGKLNPEDPLTVLMDGYVFSLETESWQKIDTSLPVGLLGASADFVDEKHLLFFGGYCKEVFDRLFAELANCKGATEQQRTLEAFMSQSIDRYGWNQDIWQFDIANPSWHIYSDNPNGATCGASLVKHKQLFVLIEGEIKPGLRSLKTTGYHFLEGQKLSTQALPRIVDHYDGHEGIAGGYSGLINNTITLVGGAYFIGSQSNFAQGRNYSHQGLTKHYSESIWQLDSDDGWKEAGKMPEGCAYGVSIMVDDNLIVIGGELASGCASDRCLAISDTSRESSVC is encoded by the coding sequence ATGGCGATTCAACTTTCTCATTTACCTTCATTTCCTGTCCCAATAAAAAACGGTGTTGGAGGATTGCTTGGCCGCCGCCTCTACGCTGGCCTTGGCAGTGCAGGGACGCGCTTTTTTTATTTGGATGTCGATCAGCAGCCGCTTTGCTGGAAGCCTGCCCCCTCTTTCCCTGGTGTCGCGAGGAATGATACGGTTTGTGCATCCAATGGTCGTGAGATGTACATCTTCTCTGGTGCTGGAAAACTCAACCCAGAGGATCCACTTACGGTACTTATGGATGGCTATGTATTTTCATTGGAAACCGAGTCTTGGCAGAAAATCGACACAAGCCTCCCTGTAGGATTACTTGGCGCTAGTGCTGACTTTGTTGATGAGAAACACTTGCTGTTCTTTGGCGGGTATTGCAAAGAAGTATTTGATCGCCTATTTGCCGAGCTCGCCAATTGTAAAGGTGCCACAGAGCAGCAGCGCACTTTGGAAGCGTTTATGTCTCAGTCTATAGACCGCTATGGGTGGAACCAAGACATTTGGCAGTTTGACATCGCCAATCCTAGTTGGCATATCTATAGCGATAACCCCAACGGTGCGACTTGTGGAGCAAGCCTGGTCAAACACAAGCAACTGTTTGTTTTGATCGAAGGGGAAATTAAGCCAGGGCTGAGAAGCCTTAAGACCACAGGTTATCACTTCCTAGAGGGACAAAAGCTATCCACGCAGGCTCTGCCACGGATAGTCGACCATTATGATGGTCACGAAGGCATCGCTGGAGGGTATTCCGGCCTCATCAACAACACGATCACACTAGTAGGGGGCGCATATTTTATTGGTAGCCAATCCAATTTCGCTCAAGGTCGAAACTACAGCCATCAGGGGCTCACCAAGCATTACAGTGAGAGCATATGGCAGCTGGATAGCGATGATGGATGGAAAGAAGCGGGAAAAATGCCAGAAGGGTGCGCTTACGGCGTCAGTATTATGGTTGACGACAACTTGATAGTGATTGGCGGAGAGCTAGCCAGCGGCTGCGCTAGTGACCGCTGCTTGGCCATCTCCGATACCAGCCGCGAAAGCTCGGTGTGTTAA
- a CDS encoding N-acetylneuraminate epimerase: MNIRKMVTLVGLSTLLVSAVATAKDAWPDLPQGIKSGVSAQIGNKLYAGLGSSGQAFYMLDTTRPELGWQQLSDFIGPARNSATATAIGSKIYVFGGAGKTSPDALSPILFDTVYQFDSLSNRWSMIETQSPVGLLGAASYSPNDNQVIFFGGYNKRFFDQYLSDITTTDKKAQPDKWQSIVDRYMGMAPRDYNWNDLVISYSPSTNTWKTVGTNPYIPNCGSALVANDTIATLISGEIKPGLRTAEVKQYQFGKPQPWTSLYALPAPSDLTRQEGVAGAYSGMSNGAMIVAGGANFHGAKKAFEQGKLFAHNGFSKAFNPEIYVLVDNLWQQANNLPTGLAYGASFTTKSGVLIAGGEQTDRSASNKVYLLSWNGKSVDIQD; the protein is encoded by the coding sequence ATGAACATTAGGAAAATGGTCACTTTGGTGGGACTTTCGACTTTGCTTGTTTCCGCAGTGGCAACAGCCAAAGATGCATGGCCAGATCTACCACAAGGCATAAAAAGTGGCGTGAGTGCGCAGATTGGTAACAAGCTTTATGCAGGGCTAGGCTCGTCAGGACAGGCATTTTACATGCTAGATACCACTAGACCTGAACTAGGCTGGCAGCAACTTAGTGACTTTATCGGTCCGGCTCGAAATAGCGCAACAGCGACCGCCATCGGCTCGAAGATCTACGTATTCGGCGGAGCAGGAAAAACCAGCCCTGACGCCCTATCTCCCATCCTTTTTGACACAGTTTACCAGTTTGATTCCCTTTCAAACCGTTGGAGTATGATAGAGACTCAAAGCCCTGTTGGTCTGCTCGGCGCGGCCTCGTACTCGCCTAATGACAATCAGGTGATTTTCTTTGGTGGTTACAACAAGCGATTTTTCGATCAGTACCTCTCGGATATTACTACTACCGATAAAAAAGCGCAGCCTGACAAATGGCAGTCCATCGTTGATCGATACATGGGCATGGCTCCTCGAGATTACAACTGGAACGATCTCGTCATTAGTTATTCGCCAAGTACCAACACATGGAAAACTGTAGGCACCAACCCTTACATTCCAAATTGCGGCTCTGCACTCGTTGCCAATGATACTATCGCCACCCTAATCAGCGGAGAAATCAAGCCAGGTTTGAGAACAGCAGAAGTGAAGCAATACCAATTTGGTAAACCACAGCCTTGGACAAGCCTTTATGCTCTACCAGCTCCAAGCGATTTAACCCGTCAGGAAGGGGTAGCCGGCGCCTATAGTGGCATGAGCAATGGTGCGATGATTGTCGCCGGTGGAGCAAACTTCCATGGGGCGAAAAAGGCCTTCGAGCAAGGGAAGCTATTTGCACACAATGGATTTAGCAAAGCCTTTAACCCTGAGATCTATGTACTTGTCGATAATTTGTGGCAACAGGCAAATAACCTACCCACTGGCTTAGCTTACGGAGCGTCGTTTACCACTAAGTCTGGTGTGCTGATAGCAGGAGGAGAACAAACAGATCGCTCCGCAAGCAATAAGGTATATCTGTTGAGCTGGAACGGAAAGAGTGTCGATATTCAAGACTAG
- a CDS encoding MurR/RpiR family transcriptional regulator, with protein MGSPSNLLVRLRSNMEPLSKKLRQVADYILDNAQDVQFQTITDLARNTQTSEATVVRLCRDMGYKGYSDFRMALAVDLSQSGSKPKSDHDGDICDISASSAIDSLQDTAKLIDRKSLDRICALVHDASFIGCVGVGASSIVGRYLAYRLIRIGKKAIMYEDTHLAAMNARRSSEGDLWFSVSSSGSTKEVVHAAKQAFNQNVPVVALTNINHSPLSAISTEMLVAARPEGPLTGGAFASKVGALLLVDVLINSLLEKYPEYSESVMETAEVVVPLMS; from the coding sequence GTGGGCTCACCAAGCAATTTGCTGGTTCGTTTGAGATCCAATATGGAACCACTCAGCAAAAAATTAAGGCAGGTTGCCGATTACATCTTGGACAACGCGCAAGATGTGCAGTTTCAGACCATTACTGATCTTGCTCGGAACACCCAAACCAGTGAAGCTACGGTCGTCCGATTATGTCGAGACATGGGCTATAAAGGCTATTCCGATTTTCGTATGGCGCTTGCTGTCGATTTGAGCCAAAGTGGCAGTAAGCCAAAATCGGATCACGACGGCGACATCTGTGACATCTCTGCGAGCAGCGCAATCGATAGCCTTCAAGACACTGCCAAACTCATAGACCGTAAGTCACTCGATAGAATTTGCGCGCTGGTTCATGATGCCTCGTTTATTGGCTGTGTCGGTGTAGGCGCATCCAGTATCGTTGGTCGCTACCTTGCTTATCGGCTTATCCGAATCGGCAAAAAAGCCATTATGTATGAGGATACGCACCTCGCCGCGATGAACGCGCGTCGCTCTAGCGAAGGAGATCTTTGGTTTTCGGTGTCTAGTTCAGGCTCAACCAAAGAGGTGGTTCATGCCGCGAAACAGGCATTCAACCAAAACGTGCCCGTAGTCGCTTTAACCAACATTAACCACAGTCCACTGTCTGCTATTTCTACAGAGATGCTCGTTGCAGCGAGACCAGAAGGGCCGTTAACAGGTGGCGCTTTTGCTTCCAAAGTTGGTGCGCTGCTGTTGGTTGATGTGTTAATCAACTCTTTGCTTGAGAAGTATCCTGAATACAGCGAATCGGTTATGGAAACCGCTGAGGTGGTCGTTCCACTCATGTCATAA
- a CDS encoding dihydrodipicolinate synthase family protein, protein MNKLTGLIAAPHTPFDRNNRVNFSAIDQIAALLIEQGVTGAYVCGTTGEGIHCSVEERKAIAERWVQAADGKLDLIIHTGALSIVDSISLTEHAETLDILATSAIGPCFFKPGSVDDLVDYCASIASAAPSKGFYYYHSGMSGVSLDLEQFLIKGNERIPNLSGAKFNNADLYEYQRCLRVADGKFDLPFGVDEFLPAGLAVGAIGAVGSTYNYAAPLYLAIIEAFKRGDQAQVTSLMDKVIAIIRILVEYGGVAAGKAAMEIHGIDAGDPRTPIRALTSAQKADVVARMRDINFV, encoded by the coding sequence ATGAATAAGTTAACCGGCCTCATTGCCGCACCGCACACCCCCTTTGACCGTAACAATCGAGTTAACTTTAGTGCTATCGATCAGATTGCTGCGCTACTTATTGAGCAAGGCGTGACAGGGGCATATGTCTGTGGCACCACAGGTGAAGGCATTCACTGCTCTGTTGAAGAACGTAAGGCCATTGCTGAGCGCTGGGTACAAGCGGCTGATGGCAAGCTGGATTTGATCATCCACACTGGCGCTCTCAGTATTGTCGATTCAATTTCCCTAACAGAACACGCCGAAACACTCGACATTCTTGCCACATCTGCGATTGGTCCTTGTTTTTTCAAACCAGGTTCCGTTGACGACCTTGTTGACTATTGCGCCTCAATCGCGAGTGCTGCGCCATCGAAAGGCTTTTACTACTACCATTCCGGTATGTCTGGAGTCAGCCTCGACCTTGAGCAATTCTTAATTAAAGGTAACGAACGGATCCCAAACCTGTCTGGCGCCAAGTTCAACAATGCGGATCTCTACGAGTATCAACGCTGTTTGCGCGTCGCTGATGGTAAGTTTGACCTGCCATTTGGTGTGGATGAGTTCTTGCCTGCTGGTCTTGCTGTTGGTGCAATCGGTGCGGTGGGCAGCACATACAACTACGCAGCCCCGTTATACCTTGCTATTATTGAAGCCTTTAAACGAGGGGACCAAGCGCAGGTCACTTCACTAATGGACAAAGTTATCGCCATCATTCGAATCCTTGTGGAATATGGTGGAGTCGCAGCTGGCAAAGCCGCAATGGAGATACATGGTATTGACGCTGGTGATCCTAGAACACCGATCCGAGCGCTAACATCAGCACAAAAAGCCGATGTAGTAGCGAGAATGCGCGACATCAACTTCGTTTAA
- the siaM gene encoding sialic acid TRAP transporter large permease SiaM, whose translation MAGSIFGWLALLFAGMPVGFSLIFVALLFLILTNSTGINFAAQQMLGGIDNFTLLAVPFFVLTGHLMNSAGITERIFNFAKSMVGHVTGSLGHVNIMASLLFSGMSGSALADAGGLGQLEIKSMRDAKYHDDFAGGLTAASCIIGPLVPPSVPLVIYGVVSNTSIGALFLAGAVPGILCCGALMVMSYFICKKRGYMTLPKATRKDQFKSFKEAFLSLMTPVIIIGGIFSGKFTPTEAAVVSSLYALFLGTVVYKQLTFVGFIDILKETVNTTAVVALMVMGVTVFGWIVAREQLPQMLADYFLTISDNPLVLLLLINLLLLFLGTFIESLALLLLLVPFLVPVAGAVGIDPVHFGVMAILNLMIGILTPPMGMALYVVSRVGDIPFHVLTRGVIPLLVPLFIVLALVAVFPQFTLFLPELFLGYGK comes from the coding sequence ATGGCAGGTTCTATTTTTGGCTGGCTCGCGTTGCTGTTTGCAGGTATGCCCGTTGGCTTCTCACTTATTTTTGTAGCCTTACTATTCTTAATCCTCACCAACAGCACAGGCATCAACTTTGCCGCCCAGCAGATGCTTGGCGGGATAGACAATTTCACCTTGCTCGCGGTACCCTTTTTCGTACTTACCGGACATTTGATGAATAGCGCTGGTATCACCGAGCGTATTTTCAACTTCGCTAAGTCGATGGTCGGTCATGTTACGGGCAGCCTAGGCCACGTAAATATCATGGCTAGCCTACTTTTCTCAGGCATGTCAGGCTCTGCACTGGCCGACGCAGGTGGGCTTGGCCAACTCGAAATCAAATCGATGCGTGATGCCAAATACCATGACGACTTCGCCGGTGGTTTAACAGCAGCCTCATGTATTATTGGACCATTGGTTCCTCCTTCGGTGCCACTGGTGATCTACGGGGTCGTATCCAACACTTCGATTGGCGCGCTATTCTTAGCGGGTGCTGTGCCAGGCATTCTATGCTGCGGCGCACTCATGGTCATGAGCTATTTTATTTGTAAAAAGCGCGGCTACATGACGCTGCCAAAAGCCACACGCAAAGACCAATTTAAATCCTTTAAAGAAGCGTTTTTATCACTGATGACGCCAGTCATCATCATCGGCGGCATCTTTTCTGGCAAATTCACACCAACGGAAGCGGCTGTTGTTTCATCACTTTACGCGCTATTTCTTGGTACTGTGGTTTATAAGCAACTGACCTTTGTTGGTTTCATCGATATTCTAAAAGAAACCGTAAACACTACAGCCGTAGTTGCGCTCATGGTAATGGGTGTCACCGTCTTTGGATGGATCGTTGCTCGTGAGCAGCTTCCTCAAATGCTGGCTGACTATTTCCTAACCATTAGTGATAACCCGCTGGTACTGCTGCTTCTTATCAACTTGCTGCTGTTGTTCCTTGGCACCTTTATCGAGTCACTTGCACTGCTATTACTGCTGGTTCCATTCTTGGTTCCTGTCGCAGGCGCGGTAGGCATCGACCCTGTGCACTTTGGTGTCATGGCGATTCTAAACCTAATGATTGGCATTCTAACGCCGCCAATGGGTATGGCACTCTACGTGGTATCTCGAGTTGGTGACATTCCATTCCATGTTTTGACTCGTGGTGTTATTCCTCTATTAGTGCCGCTGTTTATTGTACTTGCACTCGTTGCTGTGTTCCCTCAGTTCACCTTGTTCTTGCCAGAACTATTCCTCGGCTACGGGAAATAA
- a CDS encoding TRAP transporter small permease, which yields MISKLFKNIEEIITVPLMAALLVVLTWQIGTRWLLNDPSLWSEELARVLFMYMSLIGCAIAIKRGTHVNITFFSDKLPQTLRYSLVIALELAVLVSIFAIIYLGYQHVQRTAFFELITLGVSSAWMNYSLPLGGVFMVIRQIEKLIAIGIEFKQASKADTPSSSQVAER from the coding sequence ATGATAAGCAAACTATTTAAAAATATTGAAGAAATTATCACGGTTCCTCTCATGGCAGCACTGCTTGTTGTCTTGACTTGGCAAATCGGAACACGCTGGTTGCTCAATGACCCATCGTTGTGGAGTGAGGAGCTCGCACGAGTCCTATTTATGTACATGTCTCTCATTGGCTGCGCCATCGCAATCAAAAGAGGCACGCACGTAAACATCACCTTTTTTTCAGACAAGCTACCGCAAACCCTTCGTTATTCTCTCGTCATCGCACTTGAGTTGGCGGTACTGGTCTCAATTTTCGCGATTATTTACCTTGGTTACCAACACGTTCAGAGAACTGCTTTCTTCGAGCTCATTACGTTGGGTGTATCCAGTGCATGGATGAACTACAGCCTGCCACTAGGCGGTGTATTCATGGTCATTCGACAAATCGAAAAACTCATCGCCATTGGTATTGAGTTTAAACAAGCAAGTAAGGCAGACACGCCTAGTTCTTCACAAGTGGCTGAGAGGTAA
- a CDS encoding sialic acid TRAP transporter substrate-binding protein SiaP, whose amino-acid sequence MKAINKITIAMLTVGCALSVQAATTLKMGMQASVGSVEYTSAKLLADTVEEMSKGEIKIALYPSAQLGDDRAMLQQLTLGDLDITYAEFGRMGLWIPRAEAVTLPYVAKDYEHLRRMFDSEFGQGVREEMLTKFNWRALDTWYNGTRETTSNRPLNSIEDFKGLKLRVPNAKPNLNYAKLSGASPTPMAFSEVYLALQTNAVDGQENPLPTIKTMKFYEVQDNLAITNHIVNDQMVIISDSTWQKLSESERKIVQDAVLKAGEAHTASVKKQEAELISFFEAEGVTVTYPELAPFREAMQPLYSEFEAKIGESIVKKLAAM is encoded by the coding sequence ATGAAAGCCATAAACAAAATCACTATCGCTATGCTGACAGTAGGGTGTGCATTATCAGTACAAGCGGCTACAACACTAAAAATGGGTATGCAAGCGTCTGTTGGCTCTGTGGAGTACACCTCCGCGAAACTACTGGCTGATACAGTGGAAGAGATGAGTAAAGGCGAGATCAAGATTGCTCTGTATCCTAGCGCGCAGCTCGGTGACGACCGCGCCATGCTGCAACAGCTCACTTTAGGTGATCTGGACATCACTTATGCAGAATTTGGCCGAATGGGCTTATGGATACCACGAGCGGAAGCGGTGACATTGCCGTATGTAGCTAAAGATTACGAGCATCTGCGCCGCATGTTTGATTCCGAGTTCGGTCAGGGTGTGCGCGAAGAAATGCTGACTAAGTTCAACTGGCGTGCACTCGATACTTGGTACAACGGAACTCGAGAAACCACATCAAACCGTCCACTCAATTCTATTGAAGACTTCAAAGGACTCAAACTTCGTGTTCCTAACGCGAAGCCTAACCTCAACTACGCTAAATTGTCTGGTGCTTCGCCAACGCCAATGGCGTTTTCAGAGGTTTACTTAGCCCTGCAAACTAATGCTGTTGACGGCCAAGAGAACCCATTACCAACCATCAAAACGATGAAGTTTTATGAGGTTCAAGACAACCTCGCGATCACCAATCATATCGTCAACGACCAGATGGTGATCATCTCAGACTCTACATGGCAAAAACTATCAGAGTCAGAGAGAAAAATCGTTCAAGACGCTGTTTTGAAAGCGGGTGAAGCGCATACCGCATCGGTGAAAAAACAAGAAGCTGAGCTGATCTCTTTCTTTGAGGCTGAAGGTGTCACCGTGACTTACCCAGAACTTGCGCCTTTCCGCGAAGCAATGCAGCCGTTGTACTCAGAGTTCGAGGCGAAAATTGGTGAATCTATCGTTAAAAAGCTAGCAGCGATGTAA
- a CDS encoding N-acetylmannosamine-6-phosphate 2-epimerase produces the protein MRDKSLKIRELKEQLRGQTVVSIQPVVGSPLENTEFIVAMALAAQTAGAKALRIEGIANVAAVAEKVTIPIIGIVKRDLIDSPVRITPYIKDVEQLEIAGASIIAFDATDRVRPETREAIADAIKDSECFAMADCSCFQDGRWAAEYGVDIIGSTLSGYVGEVEPTEPDLLLVRQFADAGYFTMAEGRYNTPELAAKAIANGAIAVTVGSALTRLEVVTQWFNTATRAEVKQNEHVSY, from the coding sequence GTGAGAGATAAAAGTCTAAAAATCAGAGAATTAAAAGAGCAGTTACGAGGGCAAACGGTAGTATCTATCCAACCTGTTGTCGGCAGTCCACTGGAAAATACGGAGTTTATTGTGGCTATGGCATTAGCCGCGCAAACGGCCGGTGCTAAAGCACTTCGTATTGAGGGAATCGCGAACGTTGCTGCCGTCGCTGAGAAGGTCACTATACCAATTATTGGCATTGTGAAACGTGACCTTATTGACAGTCCGGTCAGAATTACACCGTACATAAAAGATGTGGAGCAGCTTGAAATAGCAGGCGCATCCATCATCGCGTTTGACGCGACAGATAGGGTTCGTCCAGAGACTCGTGAGGCTATCGCTGACGCGATCAAAGACTCAGAGTGTTTTGCAATGGCCGACTGTTCATGTTTTCAAGACGGACGCTGGGCGGCTGAGTATGGGGTCGACATTATTGGTTCGACGCTCTCAGGTTATGTCGGAGAAGTTGAACCGACAGAACCCGATTTGCTACTTGTTAGACAGTTCGCAGACGCAGGGTATTTTACAATGGCTGAAGGTCGATATAACACGCCCGAACTTGCGGCTAAAGCTATTGCAAATGGTGCGATCGCAGTGACCGTCGGGTCTGCACTGACAAGGTTGGAAGTCGTCACTCAGTGGTTCAATACGGCAACACGCGCAGAGGTAAAACAAAATGAGCACGTTAGCTATTGA